GCCAGGGCCTTCAGAAACACCAGATCTGTTTTAACCCCAGACACTACTGCAGCAATGCACGATTTTAAAGGTAGTTTTTTTCTGCCCCAGACTGACCTGACCTTCGTTGGCTGCGTGGGTATGCTGGACCCCCCTCGTAAAGAGGTCACTGGCTCAATTCAACTGTGCAGGGACGCTGGCATCCGTGTCATCATGATCACCGGTACacgttcttcctcctcttcttcttccttcTCCTTCTGTGCACTGCTGCTAACGCACCCTCAGGTGCATTGTAAACTCCACCCACTAAAAGCCTCAAACCGTCACCCGCAGGTGACAACAAAGGCACCGCCGTCGCCATCTGCCGTCGCATCGGCATCTTCGGCGAGGATGAGGATGTGACAGGCAGGGCCTTCACCGGCCGAGAGTTCGACGACCTGTCCCGCGCTGAGCAGAGCGAGGCTGTGACCCGGGCTTGCTGCTTCGCCCGTGTAGAGCCATCCCACAAGTCCAAGATCGTGGAGTACCTGCAGGGCTACGATGAGATCACTGCcatggtgagacacacacagagtttccCAGCCTTAGAGGAACCTGCACTCACATTTTAAACCCATAAAACGTTTATTGGAAGGATTGAATCAAGTGTGTTAGGAGCAACAAACCACATCTATTATTCTAATATATAGACTTTATATTTTTGTTATGCACTCTTGCCCTCTCCTCCAATCAGACTGGTGATGGTGTAAACGATGCCCCCGCCCTGAAGAAGGCGGAGATTGGCATCGCCatgggctctggcactgctgtTGCCAAGTCAGCCTCTGAGATGGTCCTGGCAGACGACAACTTCTCCTCCATCGTGGCGGCTGTGGAAGAGGGCCGCGCCATCTACAACAACATGAAGCAGTTCATCCGCTACCTCATCTCCTCCAACGTGGGcgaggtggtgtggtgaggatcTGCGCTCTGATGCCGCCCACGGGGCTCATGTGCTGTTGGCTGGATGGTTTGGGTGGTGTGACTAACACGGTGTCCCTTgctgtttccttctcttctcctGGCTGATCCCACAGTATCTTCCTGACCGCTGCTCTCGGCCTGCCCGAGGCTCTGATCCCAGTACAGCTCCTGTGGGTGAACCTGGTCACTGATGGTCTTCCTGCCACTGCCCTGGGCTTCAACCCCCCCGACCTGGACATCATGGGCAAGCACCCCCGATCCCCGAAGGAGCCCCTCATCTCTGGCTGGCTCTTCTTCAGATACCTGGCTATTGGAGGTGAGTGTTGATTGATGAATGTATCAGCTGCTACAGAGGAAGGGCTATGGCTAACTGAACCCCAGACTAAACCCTTGACTGGACCCCAATCTAAACCCTAGATGGAACCCCAGACTAAACCCTACACTGGACCCCAATCTAAACCCTAGACTAAAACCCAATTTAAACCCTACACCGAAGCCCAATCTAAACCCTAGACTGAACCCCACACTAAATCACAGCCTGAATCCCAGATTTCCCCAGATGATACGGCCGTCCGTGGTTAGTAGTCCACAAGAGGTCCACTGGTCTTCCGGTGAGCAGGACATTTCTCTCTTGGTTTGTGGCTGAGTCGCTCTCTGCCAGCCTAGAAGGCTCCATGCCAAACCCAGATCTCCCCTCTGGACAGGATATGTGGGCGCTGCCACTGTGGGTGCTGCTGCCTACTGGTTCCTGTATGACGAGGAAGGTCCCGGGGTCACCTACTACCAGCTGGTGAGTGCTCGTCTCTGCCGCCGTGCCATGGTGGACGTCCCCAGTAGCCCAAGAGCTGCCGGGACATGTCCTGCGTGACCGGTCTTCACTTCTGTGTCCTCCGTTGCCTGGCAGTCCCACTTCATGCAGTGCCATGGTGAGAATGAGGACTTCACCGGCATCGACTGTGAGGTGTTCGAGGCTGCCCCTCCCATGACCATGGCCCTGTCCGTGCTGGTCACCATTGAGATGTGTAACGCCCTCAACAGGTCAGGGCCCCTCCCACACTCGCCCTTGGGCTGCCACTCAGGGGGCACCACCCCCTTTCGTTGTTTGCCATCTCACACTAAACTATGGGCCCTTTGTTTGTGTCCTCTCCAGCTTGTCTGAGAACCAGTCCCTGGTGCGCATGCCCCCATGGAGTAACGGCTGGCTCCTGGCCGCCATGACCCTCTCCATGTCTCTTCACTTCATGATTATCTACGTGGACCCCTTGCCCGTAAGCCACACCACTGACTCCACCTTTCCACTTTTTCCTCTCCAAGTCTTGAGTCAGGACACCAACATGCTCTTGTGCAGTGACACTCTGTGTACCTACCGCCCTGCAGATGGTCTTCAAGCTGACTCACCTGAACGTTGAACAGTGGTTGGTGGTGTTGAAGCTCTCTTTCCCCGTCATCCTCATTGACGAGGTGTTGAAGTTTGTTGCCCGCAACTACTTGGAGGGTAAGGCCAGCGAGATTGgtgtaaacaaaacaaaacagactgAATGGTAGTACCTGGATTAATAGATTAATCTAAGTTAAACTTagattaattttgattaatagATTAATTAGTAGATTAATCCATTGATTGTTAAACTGATGATTTGTGTAACTGAATAATATTATCTCGAAACTAATTTGGTTTAATAATTCCCTGTTGACTCACTGACTAAAGACTGTCTATCTGTCTTCCTCATTGACAACATTCACTCACCTCTTCATGCCACATTTCATCCTTCACTAACGTCTTCTATTCACTTCCAGCCTAAACCAGTTCCCTCCCCCAGTTACCACGTAACAAAAGAAAGGTACCCACCACAACCATTTTACTCAACctccatgtgtatgtgtgtgtgtgtgtttgtgtgtgtgtgtgtgtgtgtgtgtgtgtgtgtgtgtgtgtgtgtgtgtgtgtgtgtatgagagagagataatgagGTGGTTGGGAATGTTGATTGTCCATATTGTAGCCACTCAAATTTTTTATTCATTCATGTTGctctttgctgaacacatatttGCCTCAGTTACAGTTCTGTTATTCATATGTGCAATGCTTTGCATTTTATTTTAGACCAAAACTATCACTGAAATATAAGAACAGCTAGCACAGAAATGTCAGTTCTTGCTTGTAGATGCTGCCTGGACTAAGTAATCACATTCCACTCCCACAGTGTCTGAGTACTTTTTCTTACCTGATCCCTTTTTCCTTACCTACACATGCTGCTCTTTGGTAGAGGCTGCCTTTGTTTCTCTGGGTTCTTTATTTTATTGAAGTAGCAGTATTTTACTTCTCCAGGGTTTAGTCTGCTAGAGCCATCTCTGCTCACCTGTCTGAGGCTGTCTGAGAGCCTTCCTGTAGTGTGCTTGCATTCCGAATGAACCCTGCTGTAGGCTGAATGAAACCTGCTGTAGGCTGAATGAAACCTGCTGTATACTGAATGAACACTGCTGTAGGCTGAATGACCACTGCTGTAGGCTGAATAAACACTACTGTAATTTCTCTCCATTCAGGTAAACAGTGAAAGCTAGAGGCAATGGATAAAGacgtgagagaaggagagacaatGATGAGCAAAAAAAAAGCCAGATAGAGAAGACGCATGGGATCACACTGAGAAACAGAGGAGACCCTCTGAGTTCAtcaagagagaggagaaaaagcaGGAAAATCaccaaaaaaatctataaaactgactgaaagaacaaaacaacaaaaaacaacaacaacaacaacatctcTGTTTGTGGAACGTGATTAAATTAATATAGATACAAAGGTTCCAAATTAGTGTTCTAATGCTAAATAATTTTATTCTTAAAGCTAATTATAAATGTATTAAAGCTACATTTTTTGTTAAACTTGTAAACTCTCCTGGCTTGTCTTTTCTTGTATTTGTGCATCAGCTTTCTCCTCGTGGTAAATAAGTGGTTTTAGTTAAAGCAGTCCTAATGCTAGCCCTGTTAGCGTTATCTTGGGTGTTAGCTGTGCACTTTCCCACGGGTTACACCACCAGCTCGTCTGATTCTCTGTGTAGTTATTTATCTCTTTTGGAACGCTTCCTCTACTTCTTTGTAACTAATCTGTGACTATAATCTGTGACAATAATGTTGCCTTAGATGGTTTTGTGGCCTGCTCCAACCACACGTGGAGCATAGCCATTTCACTATGGGCttgttttttattaaaataataagaCAAAGCATTTATGGAGCAAATGTTTGGTCTCAGCTCAGGCACATtacctgtatgtgtgtaggtgtatatacaCCACAACTGAACTACCACACTAGACTCTGGATCTCTGTGTCACTGGGATCAGGGGTCATGTGCACTACACCATCCCCATGTTGGGTGTTATTTCTGTTCCTTCCCCACTAATTGTCTGAAGACAGATACATAGTGCAAAGCGCCTCCCGTGTCGTTCATGCTGTTTTGATCAAAAACAACAGGGGGCGATCTGCCGTTCAATGTCCACGTGTGGTATTGTCTTCTCTGAGTTTATGAAGCAACTGAATTACCAGCAGTCACCAGCAACTTTTGCACAACTAATGATGCAGGAATGTCATGTTCATGATTTTATGAAGGATTCTATATAAACtgctttggggtgtgtgtgtgtgtgtgtgtgtgtgtgtgtgtgtgtgtgtgtgtgcgtacgcaATAGGCTGGGAaatggggcaggtgtgtgtgtgtgtgtgtgtgtgtgcgcgcgcgcgtgcatgCAATAGGCTGGGAGACGTTTTAGTCAAGGTACAACTATGTCATCCCATCATGACACATGCACACGATTCACTGAAATCAAATGTGGACATTCCagattcagaaagtaaaactccttcccaggattttattcaagcttgctggattttctaattcgTGCAAGCCAGGTagaattagtggaatcaacacaatccacgAAAAAttttggtgaggacttttactttctgaacctggaatgtccacctttGGTAATAAAGAACCTCCAGGACCGTGGTGTCAGAGTTCTCTGTGTTTACGTTAGTCTGCACATCTACTGATGTTACTGATTCTCTCTCCTTTTATCTTCTATAACAGAGGTGTCATAGTGGCATGGCAAAAGAAAACCTAGACAGAATTTCAGTATGAAAAATAAACCCTTAATCATCTTACTGTTCCCTGGGGTTCTTACAGTTCCATTCTGTCCATTCCATTTCCTTAGTTAGccatttggttttgtttttgcttcgGTTTCTCTCTAATCTGCTAATCCTGCTCTCTGCTATCTTCGCTACATTGTGTAAATTTTCAAATTTGATCACATGCAACAAACTCCATCAACATAGTCTTATGAGAATATAACTATATGTTAGCATATAATTGCAATTTGCAGTGTTGGGACAAGGAATCAATGCAGTCAATAATCTAACATTTATATTGTTGCACATACATATATAGATTTATCCTAATATGATAGAGTATGCAGCTATGCATAAATGTTTTTCGCAGAAAAATGAACAAAAGAAAGACAAGAAAAAACAGAAGAAACAAGAAAAAACAGACTTTTACATGTATGCAGAATGAAGTGCTCTGTTCAGGATAATTCAAATATGTCCAAGAAAACTGTATAGCATTAAGTAAATCCTTCGTGTACcatataattaaataataataaagaaaaattaTATTTACCAAAAATCATGGAGCACATGACTAAATTGAAAGGGCCCAGTGTCAAGCTTGGTTCCACCCCTACTGTCCGTCACAACAAGATTGTTTTCCTTCCCTTTTTTGTTTCAGCTGTTTCTAGTTTGTTTTGGATTATCGTTTGGTATGTAGTTTCTGGTttcctgtgtttctgtgtgggtCATTGTGGCTATGTGAGTGTTGCTGATGTGTTTATCCACTCTTCTGGAACTCTGTGTTCTTTGGCGCGGTTCTGTTAGTATTCCGTAATTCATGGTTTGTACTTGTATGTTTGGTTTCGTGTTAAAGGTCTCTAGTTAAGTTTGCTTTTTAGCGCTAGTTCCCTGTCTCTGTATTGAATTTATTTGTGTGATTACATCGGGTTGTTTATTTGTACTTACTATTTAGTAGTCTGAGTTGTTTGATTGGTCTGTTCTGTTTGTGTACCTCTTGTTTGTATGGTTAGCATAGAGGAGACTAGCCAAGCTGATGATACTTCCAGCTCTCTATTGCGTGCGTGTCCATCTCTGACTACTGCGGTGTCATACCCAGAGATATCGGTGATGACGGGAGATGGTGCACCGTGGGTATTATCACAGAGGATCCCTGACTCCCCTGGTCCCCCCAGTTACCAGCATCATTTAAGAATGAATCTATAATTAATGCTTCTTGCAGGAGTCCCACTCAAAAAGATAATGACACTTTTACTGTACAGTATGGTTTACTGTGATATCAAAGTCAGATATGTCCTGTGGTTGGCCAAGGAGCTGTTTTGGTACAAGTCTTTATATGGTGGTGCGAAAGGGAATGTCCACATCTGCCATTTGCTTGGCGTAGTCCTCATCAAACATTTGGGATTGAGCTGCTGTGAAATGATTGGCCCAATCTCCAACCTCTCCTGTGTGAGACACAGACAGTAATCATGAACAACATTCTGTTCTGGTAAAGCATGGACTTTAACTCTGCTCTGATAGAACAGTGTAACATGCACCAGAAGACTAGCACTGAAGATAGCTATAACATCTCAGGTAGGCTACCATTAAAGACACCAACCAAAGACCTCAGGATAAAGACACTAACCATCACGTCAAGATCACTTTAGGACATTTAGGTGTTCAGGAATTTAATACACATTGGTCGTTACTGTAGGATGGTTAGCACAAACGTGTGTCCAGTGGTCAGGGTGACTTGAATCATTTAGTCTCTTTCCCTGAACAGAGTACTGGTGGACATGATAAAGTTTTGCCAGAGTTAAAATGAGCAGGTGTGAATGTTtgaagggtttattattattgtcaagGATACTGAATCTGGCTTTGGTGGAATGTTAACTATGTGTCAACTGAATGAGTAACAGGCTGTTTGCACTGTCACTGCTCTTCTGTGGTAAGTGGCACTTTACAATTGTGATTAGTAACTTGTCCACTTTTGTGCTAGTACTGGCTCACAGCCCTCATCATATACTGTAAAATGATTGGTACACCCTTTATCACTCTTTAACACACTTTGTCACCCTTTTATAGATGTTGTCTGGAAGACTGACTTAACATGTCTCATAATGAGTTTTCTATGAGAAAGCTAATTTAATTATAACATGCTACATGCTATATAGAATGACTGTCATAATGCTTTCAAACCTTTTCTCATGAAAGATGAGACAGATTGGTCCAAAATTGATGGGGGGATAAATGTGTAGTTGGTCATGGGATTATCCTTCATGACCCTGAAGGATGTGAACTGCACAATCTTGTCGATGACATCATCAGCTAGCGACAAGTCCAGATAGCACATGATCCGCTCCACCTCCCGCCGCGGGTTCTGTAGGGAAGGGTTCAAACAATGAGACTGAGTCCAGCTCTGATAGTTCTGAATATCAGTATGGTTATATTACTCTGATATTCAACATGGTTATGTAACTCCTGTGATAACTGCAGCACCCATGTCGCACCTCCTTCATGTCCTCAAAGAACAGGTAGAGGATGTTTCGCTCCTCTCTGTACTTCCAGTAACCTTTCACATGGTCGTACCACGAGCCCCATCCCACTGAAGACACATCAGAACCAACAAACAGCTGTATTAAAAGGTTAAGCACAGCAAATGTCATATGTAAAAGAGGGACTAGACTGTCTGATGATGGAACAGGCTGTCTGATAAAGGGAGCAGACTGTCTGATGAAGGGAACAGGCTGTCTGTTAGATTACCTGaagctgcagagagagagagaaagagagatagagagagagtgtgtggtttGGATGAATTGGTTGTTCCAGATGCAGCTTTATGGGTGTGGTCTAACAACTTATCATTAACACAAGGCTGAGTTTCATATGTAAGTGGTATTGCATGTGTAGTTCATCAGATGGAGAGATTTTAATTGGTTTTTAGTTTTGATTAATGTTTTTTATTAAAGAGACTTCAAGATTTCTTCTTTTTGGTGTATGAGTATGGGATGCTGATGATTGAGAGTTGTTAACCTTGCAGGTATAGATTGTTAAACTTTATTAAATTGCCATTTTGGTGTGATGGTTTTATGAGGGTTTGATGGTTTTCCTTTTCCTTGCAGGGAGTGTGGTAGTCTAGCCCTAGCCAGTGGAGCAGGGGTGTGGTAGTCTAGCCCTAGCCACTGGATTTATGGTTGATTTTTATGTTGTCCTCCTTCAGGGTtttaggtgttttttttttttttgagaactTGTAGTGATCAGAATAACATTGATATAATATGGAGTACACCTGGATAGTGGGAAATCATGTTGCTCTCCATGCAAAATGGATCCATAAACACTTCAGGAGTCAGGAATGTTATGTCCTGCCAAGTAGAAATTTATCATGTGGGAACTGCTATTAACCAGCCATTACAGCTGtcgtgactacacacacacatcgtcatTCATCTGGCTGAGCTGAGAGACACTTCGTGTAGATTAAAAATAGAAGCCACCTTACAAACGCAACTCCAAAGAGACACTGTGCCAGACCAGTAAAGGTTCAGACTGGAATCagcccactcactcactcagaaTGAGCTTCTAAGGACCCACGACCTCACAAGCGCTTCATAGGAGCCTCCCTGACCGTGTTAATGTGttcagtgttagtgttagcaACACAAGATGAATGGCTATACATAAACCCCTGGAGTGAGTACTTGATGTAAAAGTTTAACTTGGACACTGAATCTTCAACCAGGTGGATCGTGAGGCTGAGAGTTCCATGCCAGCAGAGTTCGTCCTCTGGCTAAAAGGGCAAATGTAAACATGCCTGTCTCACCAGAACTGATGGAATCCCCAATTTTTATTTTGATTCGAATCTTACAATTTCCCGTCATGAACTTGTGGATGTATTCCTCCCAGGACCCTGTCTGTGGCTGAAGTCGATTCATGCAGTCAAAGTGGTAGTAGCTGACCAGATTGTCCTTTGCATTTCGAGCTACATAAATAACCTAAGAAAAGAACAGTTGCTTCCTGAAGGCAACACTTTTTTAGACCTGTCTAAATGTTTCATTATTAGGTTAGAGGTTTAAGGGAACCTCAATAATAACTAATATTAATATAACTAATATAATATAACTAATATTTCAAATATATATACTTTGATTCACtactttacaaataaataagATAATCATGACGATTGCTTACCTTGCATTTATTTTCCCAGAATCCTTTGGGCACCAGTTGTATGGGTAAGTGAGTCTTGATGACTCTAGGCGGTTTCATGGACTTTAGCAACTCAAGTCCTGGGGGGTGGATGTATTAAAGATGGCAACAGGTGTTTAAACACACTCTGCTTCTTCAGGAAAATTAACAGAGCGGTAAAAGTACTAATGGCCTTTATTTAGATACCATTTTAAGTATGTAAAAGAAAGAAGAACTTGAACTTAAGAACATTTCTGAATTA
The genomic region above belongs to Brachyhypopomus gauderio isolate BG-103 chromosome 3, BGAUD_0.2, whole genome shotgun sequence and contains:
- the LOC143511003 gene encoding sulfotransferase 1B1-like, with the translated sequence MEEGLSCEETFHSFPLLDMQGVRLRSYIVENWSSISAFCPDPTDLLICTYPKAGTTWAQEIVDLLLHNGDTDVCKRAPTNKRMPFLEIQPYPNLPSGLELLKSMKPPRVIKTHLPIQLVPKGFWENKCKVIYVARNAKDNLVSYYHFDCMNRLQPQTGSWEEYIHKFMTGNLGWGSWYDHVKGYWKYREERNILYLFFEDMKENPRREVERIMCYLDLSLADDVIDKIVQFTSFRVMKDNPMTNYTFIPPSILDQSVSSFMRKGEVGDWANHFTAAQSQMFDEDYAKQMADVDIPFRTTI